The following proteins come from a genomic window of Aquimarina sp. MAR_2010_214:
- a CDS encoding fibronectin type III domain-containing protein translates to MKKIVSIGIVFSSLFLLIACDDVLEEDITDDLVTTVAPKDKSNLDGNSVQFRWDELQDADDYRIQVIEETTQKRVLDSLVKGNSFTYGLNPGEYSWRIRGENFAYTTAYSFPISFALAVSDDLTNQTVFLTSPSENFYTKDSNSIILTWDRIQAAKSYTVIVEKTLQNSTSTEINTPGVTNNDFTLNSSVLSEDAIYTWKVKAINDSGETKFSTRKIFLDTQVPNQPTLASPNNDAKGSSPITFTWNIASDTGEVQSTLSSIIEVAKDNGFTNIIETVPTSSTSQAITFSNKGDYYWRVKIIDKAGNSSTFSEVRKITVE, encoded by the coding sequence ATGAAAAAAATAGTTAGTATAGGTATAGTTTTTAGCAGTTTGTTTCTGTTGATAGCATGCGATGATGTTCTCGAGGAAGATATTACAGATGATTTGGTGACAACAGTAGCACCAAAAGATAAAAGTAACCTGGATGGTAATTCGGTTCAGTTTAGATGGGATGAATTACAAGATGCAGATGACTATAGAATACAGGTAATAGAAGAAACTACACAAAAAAGGGTATTAGACTCATTGGTTAAGGGGAATAGTTTTACATATGGACTTAATCCCGGTGAATATAGTTGGAGGATACGAGGTGAAAATTTTGCGTATACAACAGCTTATAGTTTTCCTATTTCTTTTGCTCTAGCTGTATCAGACGATTTAACAAATCAGACTGTGTTTTTAACGTCACCATCTGAGAATTTTTATACAAAAGATAGTAATAGTATTATTCTTACTTGGGATAGAATTCAGGCAGCAAAATCATATACCGTAATTGTTGAAAAAACACTTCAAAATAGTACATCTACCGAAATTAACACCCCCGGTGTCACCAATAATGATTTCACTCTCAATTCTTCAGTCTTGAGTGAGGATGCAATTTATACCTGGAAAGTAAAGGCCATAAATGATAGTGGAGAAACCAAATTCTCGACGAGAAAGATTTTTTTAGACACTCAAGTACCTAATCAACCCACATTAGCATCACCTAATAATGACGCAAAAGGATCGTCTCCTATTACTTTTACCTGGAATATAGCTAGTGATACGGGAGAAGTTCAATCTACATTATCCAGTATTATAGAAGTAGCTAAAGACAATGGTTTTACAAATATAATTGAAACAGTACCAACAAGTTCGACCTCTCAAGCAATAACATTTTCTAATAAAGGAGATTACTATTGGAGAGTAAAGATTATAGATAAAGCTGGTAATAGTAGTACTTTTAGTGAAGTTAGAAAAATAACGGTTGAATAA
- a CDS encoding PilN domain-containing protein, with product MLEQIKNIILKPFQEKQYAIVGIVLGDTPVYNVLIVDKKSDALSIETSFSTEDFDVVKDKVNTSVPLLLNFYGKGIINKQVSAKGNYLKEILFNASVDDFYIYELYQSQQNFISIVRKDVLEKFFVQFLENKYLVVDYSIGPFIGILFKGLSNEPSIISADYELSFHDDYLTETQKLDAIAKEYVLGEEKINNTEVPLFSTLLHYLYPSDDVNYDAEFLKQNKKENVLKKTFNTVATVLGIFFLSALLISYLLLNYYNNKYVSYESQLYNLNDTYNQVKKLENEKQNKTKILQESGILNQSFLSFYMYRIVSSIPNNVGLNNLKVNPAQKKIKNFEKIIFETNTIIIDGNSSSSMPINSWVKELKKEKWISKIEILDFSKSRNKKSEFTLKIVVK from the coding sequence ATGTTAGAACAGATAAAAAATATTATTCTTAAGCCTTTTCAGGAAAAACAATATGCTATTGTAGGTATAGTATTGGGAGATACCCCAGTATATAATGTGCTTATTGTAGATAAGAAATCTGATGCTTTGTCGATAGAGACTTCATTTTCTACAGAAGATTTTGATGTTGTTAAAGATAAAGTGAATACATCGGTTCCTTTACTTCTCAATTTTTATGGAAAAGGTATTATAAATAAGCAAGTTTCCGCAAAAGGAAACTATTTAAAGGAGATATTGTTTAATGCTTCTGTCGATGATTTCTACATTTATGAATTGTATCAAAGTCAACAAAATTTTATTTCAATAGTAAGGAAAGACGTTTTAGAGAAATTCTTCGTACAGTTTTTAGAAAATAAATATTTGGTTGTAGATTATAGTATTGGTCCCTTTATAGGAATACTATTTAAAGGACTGTCTAATGAGCCATCGATTATTTCTGCCGATTATGAATTGAGTTTTCATGATGATTATTTGACAGAAACTCAAAAACTGGATGCTATTGCCAAAGAATATGTACTGGGAGAAGAGAAGATTAATAATACTGAGGTTCCTTTGTTTTCGACTCTACTTCACTATTTATACCCTTCAGATGACGTTAACTATGATGCAGAGTTTTTAAAACAGAATAAGAAAGAAAATGTACTTAAAAAGACATTTAATACTGTAGCAACTGTATTGGGAATCTTTTTTCTATCTGCATTATTGATTAGTTATTTATTATTGAATTACTATAATAATAAGTATGTAAGTTATGAATCTCAGTTATATAACCTTAATGATACTTATAATCAGGTTAAAAAGCTAGAAAACGAAAAGCAAAACAAAACAAAAATACTTCAGGAATCAGGTATCTTAAATCAGAGTTTTCTTTCTTTTTATATGTATCGTATCGTAAGTTCTATTCCTAATAATGTAGGACTTAATAATCTTAAGGTAAATCCTGCGCAGAAAAAGATCAAGAATTTTGAAAAAATAATATTTGAAACTAATACCATTATTATTGATGGCAATTCTAGTTCGAGTATGCCAATTAATTCTTGGGTTAAAGAATTAAAAAAAGAAAAATGGATTTCCAAAATAGAAATTTTGGATTTTAGTAAGAGTAGAAATAAAAAAAGTGAGTTTACTTTAAAAATCGTTGTGAAATGA